GACCATTATCTATTACTAAGGGGGGACTTGGCAAATTTTCTTAGAAACGAGACAATGGTTAGAATAAACAACCTGTCTATAATTAAAGAAACTGACATAAAATCTGTGGATACTCTTCGCACTCTTTCTGATACTAAACGGACCTTCTATACACTCCATACCCGTCCTCTGAACTCAATCTACCGCC
This Cyanobacteria bacterium GSL.Bin1 DNA region includes the following protein-coding sequences:
- a CDS encoding photosystem II biogenesis protein Psp29 (Psb29; involved in biogenesis of the photosystem II; in Arabidopsis it interacts with the heterotrimeric G-protein (GPA1) and seems to be involved in a D-glucose signaling mechanism between plastid and the plasma membranes) — encoded protein: MDTLRTLSDTKRTFYTLHTRPLNSIYR